The Vicinamibacterales bacterium genome has a segment encoding these proteins:
- a CDS encoding GH3 auxin-responsive promoter family protein, producing the protein MNAGAAAANLLWLARGRGAARRFAAALDRPRDAQAQWLFHQVRLHARSEYGRAHDFSAIDSIAEFRRRVPLASPGDVAPWVARIRRGEPDVLTCDLVTHLVPTSGTTGARKLVPFSRGLQQGFDAAIAAWMRDLARLRPRILWGPAYWSVTPLAADDIGGDDQGTPAGSVRIGFADDADYLGGAATWLVRRVMAAPSSLRHERDPETFWHRTLAALLARRDLRLLSIWHPSFLDLLIAAARRQWAAVLDGLETSRARELAHIGPEDWPRWWPDLQVVSCWGDQAAAPGHRALQARLPHVLVQAKGLLATEAVVTVPYAGAHVLAVTSHHFEFLDEAGGVHGADALARGGRYEVVVTNGGGLWRYRLGDVVECTGHVGGTPALRFLGRAGRSSDLRGEKLSEPFVAEVLRSVWPAALPAYLALRAWDGATSAGYELLVSADDLPRASADLAGRLDDALAANPHYAVARRLGQLSPPRVVAVARDHGAASLAATTGRLGDVKPEVLIPAGAGR; encoded by the coding sequence GTGAACGCGGGCGCCGCGGCCGCCAACCTCCTCTGGCTCGCCCGCGGCCGCGGGGCCGCGCGGCGCTTCGCCGCGGCGCTCGACAGGCCGCGGGACGCACAGGCGCAGTGGCTGTTCCACCAGGTGCGCCTGCACGCCCGAAGCGAGTACGGGCGCGCGCACGACTTCTCCGCGATCGATTCGATCGCCGAGTTCCGGCGCCGGGTGCCGCTCGCGAGTCCGGGCGACGTCGCGCCGTGGGTCGCGCGCATCCGCCGCGGCGAGCCGGACGTGCTGACGTGCGACCTGGTGACCCACCTGGTGCCGACCAGCGGCACGACGGGTGCGCGCAAGCTGGTGCCGTTCTCGCGCGGCCTGCAGCAGGGGTTCGACGCGGCGATCGCGGCCTGGATGCGCGACCTGGCCCGGCTTCGGCCGCGCATCCTCTGGGGGCCCGCCTACTGGAGCGTGACGCCGCTGGCGGCCGACGACATCGGCGGCGACGATCAGGGCACGCCCGCGGGCTCGGTGCGGATCGGCTTCGCCGATGATGCCGACTATCTGGGCGGCGCGGCGACCTGGCTCGTGCGCCGCGTGATGGCGGCGCCGTCGTCGCTCAGGCACGAGCGCGATCCCGAGACGTTCTGGCATCGGACGCTCGCGGCGCTCCTGGCCCGGCGCGACCTGCGCCTCCTCTCGATCTGGCACCCGTCCTTCCTCGACCTCCTGATCGCGGCGGCCCGCCGGCAGTGGGCGGCAGTGCTCGACGGCCTGGAGACCTCGCGTGCACGGGAACTCGCCCACATCGGGCCCGAGGACTGGCCACGCTGGTGGCCGGACCTGCAGGTCGTGAGCTGCTGGGGCGATCAGGCGGCAGCGCCCGGCCATCGGGCCCTGCAGGCGCGGCTGCCACACGTGCTCGTGCAGGCCAAGGGACTGCTGGCCACCGAGGCGGTCGTGACCGTGCCCTACGCCGGCGCGCACGTCCTTGCGGTGACCTCGCACCACTTCGAGTTCCTCGACGAGGCCGGCGGCGTGCACGGCGCAGACGCGCTGGCGCGCGGCGGGCGCTACGAGGTGGTCGTGACCAACGGCGGCGGCCTGTGGCGCTACCGCCTCGGCGACGTCGTCGAGTGCACGGGGCACGTCGGCGGCACGCCGGCGCTGCGCTTCCTCGGACGCGCGGGCCGCTCGAGCGACCTGCGCGGCGAGAAGCTGTCGGAGCCGTTCGTGGCCGAGGTGCTCCGGTCGGTGTGGCCCGCGGCGCTGCCGGCGTACCTGGCGCTTCGCGCGTGGGACGGCGCGACCTCCGCGGGATACGAGCTCCTCGTGTCGGCCGACGATCTGCCCCGCGCGTCGGCCGATCTGGCCGGCCGTCTCGACGACGCGCTGGCCGCCAACCCGCACTACGCCGTGGCCAGGCGGCTGGGGCAGCTCAGCCCCCCGCGCGTCGTCGCCGTGGCCCGCGATCACGGCGCCGCCAGCCTGGCGGCCACCACGGGCCGGCTGGGCGACGTCAAGCCCGAGGTGCTGATTCCGGCCGGAGCGGGCCGATGA
- a CDS encoding radical SAM protein, producing MSRFRLTIVHPCVGRRPGQRYVRTWQMEPLPAATLAGLTPRDVEVRFWDDRMEVVPFDEPTDLVAISVETYTARRAYQIASEYRRRGVPVVMGGFHASLCPDEVGRYAESVVVGEAETLWPLVLDDARHRRLQPRYTATARPSLAGLSPDRTIFRGKRYLPIGLVEAGRGCHFQCEFCAVQTVFDATQTRRPVDEILAEVRALAREKRLFFFVDDNITSNLRQAKEFFRALIPLGVRWVSQASINAAHDEEFLDLLVRSGCQGVLIGFESLDAANLASMNKRFNTARGGFETALANLRRHGIRVYGTFIFGYDGDTPDSFAPAVAFAEAHAFYIAAFNHLTPFPGTPLYARLAEEGRLLYDAWWLDERYSYNTIPFQPRGMSPEDLQRACVAARRRFYQWRSILARSFDPVNRGNGFMWRNFYAINAMHRHDVSLRDGYPLGDQAFRGPLVPVH from the coding sequence GTGAGCCGCTTCCGCCTGACCATCGTCCATCCGTGCGTGGGACGGCGCCCGGGCCAACGCTACGTCCGTACGTGGCAGATGGAGCCGCTGCCCGCGGCCACGCTCGCGGGCCTCACGCCGCGGGACGTCGAGGTGCGGTTCTGGGACGACCGGATGGAGGTCGTGCCGTTCGACGAGCCCACGGACCTGGTCGCCATCAGCGTCGAGACCTACACCGCGCGCCGTGCCTACCAGATCGCGTCGGAGTACCGCCGGCGCGGCGTGCCGGTGGTGATGGGCGGCTTCCACGCGTCGCTCTGTCCCGACGAGGTCGGCCGCTACGCCGAATCCGTCGTGGTGGGCGAGGCCGAGACGCTCTGGCCCCTCGTCCTCGACGACGCGCGCCATCGACGCCTGCAGCCGCGCTACACCGCCACGGCGCGGCCGTCGCTGGCCGGGCTGTCGCCGGATCGCACGATCTTCCGCGGCAAGCGATACCTCCCGATCGGCCTCGTGGAGGCCGGGCGCGGCTGCCATTTCCAGTGCGAGTTCTGCGCGGTGCAGACTGTGTTCGACGCCACGCAGACCCGGCGGCCCGTCGACGAGATCCTGGCCGAGGTCCGCGCGCTGGCGCGGGAGAAGCGGCTCTTCTTCTTCGTGGACGACAACATCACGTCGAACCTCCGCCAGGCCAAGGAGTTCTTCCGGGCGCTCATTCCGCTGGGCGTCCGCTGGGTGAGCCAGGCCAGCATCAACGCCGCGCACGACGAGGAGTTCCTGGACCTGCTGGTCAGGAGCGGCTGCCAGGGCGTGCTCATCGGCTTCGAGAGCCTGGACGCCGCCAATCTGGCGTCGATGAACAAGCGCTTCAACACGGCCCGCGGCGGGTTCGAGACGGCGCTGGCCAACCTCAGGCGCCACGGCATCCGCGTGTACGGCACCTTCATCTTCGGGTACGACGGCGACACGCCCGACAGCTTCGCGCCGGCCGTGGCCTTCGCGGAGGCGCACGCGTTCTACATCGCCGCCTTCAACCACCTCACGCCGTTTCCCGGCACGCCGCTCTACGCGCGCCTCGCCGAGGAAGGCCGGCTGCTCTACGACGCGTGGTGGCTCGACGAGCGCTACAGCTACAACACGATTCCGTTCCAGCCGCGGGGGATGTCGCCCGAGGACCTGCAGCGTGCGTGCGTGGCGGCACGCCGGCGGTTCTACCAGTGGCGGAGCATCCTCGCGCGCAGCTTCGATCCCGTGAACCGCGGCAACGGGTTCATGTGGCGCAACTTCTACGCCATCAACGCCATGCACCGCCACGACGTGAGCCTGCGCGATGGCTATCCGCTGGGCGACCAGGCGTTCCGGGGACCGCTCGTCCCCGTCCACTGA
- a CDS encoding radical SAM protein: MTTTPGRPLRIALVSPKGPLYRHRGGIWKKSLRYQPLTLTTLAALIPADLPHEVTLYDEGIADVPPDLEADVVGLTVITGTAKRAYELADRLRARGTVVVLGGPHVTLVPDDAAPHADAVVVGYAEDTWPQLLRDVAAGRLQPRYTQAPGLDLAGRPFARRDLLPSRRFLTNNVFEATRGCVHPCDFCVAPSAWGRRPLQKPVDDVVADIRQHGARKLIFVDLNLVSDRAYAVRLFTALVPLRVRWYGLATVLIADDEELLDLAEASGCAGLLIGLESLSVANLKSQRKGFNAPATFTRVVERLHAHGIALQGCFVFGLDDDRPDVFLETADFAVRAGIDLPRFAVATPFPGTPFYRRLESEGRILTRDWELYDGQHVVFQPKHMTVQALQDGVEAAWRHAYSLPSMWRRIRQSPAPWPVRLSTNFGYRFYAHNLSRFYNCDWIIGRAPSGVPAARAS; this comes from the coding sequence GTGACCACCACGCCCGGCCGGCCCCTGCGGATTGCCCTGGTCTCACCCAAGGGCCCCCTCTACCGGCACCGGGGCGGCATCTGGAAGAAGTCGCTTCGCTACCAGCCGCTCACGTTGACGACCCTGGCCGCGCTCATCCCGGCCGATCTGCCGCACGAGGTCACGCTGTACGACGAGGGCATCGCGGACGTACCCCCTGATCTGGAGGCGGACGTCGTGGGGCTGACCGTCATCACCGGGACGGCGAAGCGGGCCTACGAACTCGCGGACCGGCTCCGGGCACGGGGCACGGTGGTGGTCCTGGGCGGGCCGCACGTCACCCTCGTCCCGGACGACGCCGCCCCGCACGCCGATGCCGTCGTGGTGGGGTACGCCGAGGACACCTGGCCGCAGCTGCTGCGCGACGTGGCGGCCGGGCGCCTCCAGCCGCGCTACACGCAGGCGCCGGGCCTCGACCTGGCCGGTCGGCCGTTCGCGCGTCGCGATCTCCTGCCCTCCCGCCGCTTCCTCACGAACAACGTCTTCGAGGCCACCCGCGGCTGCGTGCACCCGTGCGATTTCTGCGTCGCGCCCAGTGCCTGGGGCCGCCGTCCCCTCCAGAAGCCCGTGGACGACGTGGTGGCCGACATCCGCCAGCACGGCGCGCGCAAACTGATCTTCGTGGACCTGAACCTGGTCTCGGATCGTGCCTACGCGGTGCGCCTCTTCACGGCCCTCGTCCCGCTGCGGGTGCGCTGGTACGGCCTGGCCACGGTGCTCATCGCCGACGACGAGGAGCTGCTCGACCTGGCCGAGGCCAGCGGGTGCGCGGGCCTCCTCATCGGCCTGGAGTCGCTGTCGGTCGCGAACCTGAAGAGCCAGCGGAAGGGCTTCAACGCCCCGGCGACCTTCACGCGCGTGGTCGAGCGGCTGCACGCGCACGGCATCGCGCTGCAGGGCTGCTTCGTGTTCGGGCTGGACGACGACCGCCCCGATGTCTTCCTCGAGACCGCCGACTTCGCCGTGCGGGCGGGCATCGACCTGCCGCGCTTCGCCGTGGCCACGCCGTTCCCGGGCACGCCGTTCTACCGCCGTCTCGAATCCGAGGGCCGCATCCTCACCAGGGACTGGGAGCTGTACGACGGGCAGCACGTGGTGTTCCAGCCGAAGCACATGACGGTGCAGGCGCTGCAGGACGGCGTGGAGGCCGCGTGGCGGCACGCCTACAGCCTGCCGTCGATGTGGCGGCGCATCCGGCAGTCGCCGGCGCCGTGGCCCGTGCGCCTGAGCACGAACTTCGGCTACCGCTTCTACGCGCACAACCTGTCGCGCTTCTACAACTGCGACTGGATCATCGGCCGCGCGCCGTCGGGCGTGCCGGCCGCCCGGGCCTCGTGA
- a CDS encoding acetyl-CoA hydrolase/transferase C-terminal domain-containing protein produces MPPEKIRTTSPDEAVSIVRSGMKVFVHGAAATPTPLVEALVRRTDLHDITLYHMHTDGPAPFVDPAHRHRFLSVSLFVGPPVRQAIDEGAADCMPVFLSDIPALFMSRTIDLDVALLQLSPPDRHGFCSLGTSVDAARAAALSARLVVAEVNDQMPRTLGNTLVPYTRLDACVHTDRPLPTHPPAPGGPVEDAIGAQIAALVEDGATLQTGVGAIPDATLRRLGDKHDLGVHTEMFSDGILDLVQAGVITNRKKRVHPGRLVTSFVMGTERLYRFVDDNPLVEFHPCDRTNDTALIRRNDKVVAINSALEVDLSGQVVADSIGFRIYSGIGGQMDFIRGAALSRGGKPIIALPSMAAGGTASRIVSAVKPGAGVVTTRGHVHWVVTEYGAVNLFGQTLRGRAEALIGIAHPDVRAELAREFAAARHFVLPRA; encoded by the coding sequence ATGCCGCCAGAGAAGATTCGCACGACGTCGCCCGACGAGGCTGTCTCCATCGTCAGGAGCGGGATGAAGGTGTTCGTGCACGGCGCGGCCGCCACGCCCACGCCGCTCGTCGAGGCGCTGGTCCGGCGCACCGACCTGCACGACATCACGCTGTACCACATGCACACGGACGGGCCCGCGCCCTTCGTGGACCCGGCGCACCGTCACCGCTTCCTGTCGGTGTCGCTCTTCGTGGGGCCGCCGGTCCGCCAGGCGATCGACGAGGGCGCCGCCGACTGCATGCCGGTCTTCCTGTCGGACATCCCCGCACTCTTCATGTCGCGGACGATCGACCTGGACGTGGCGCTCCTGCAACTGTCTCCGCCCGATCGCCACGGGTTCTGCTCGCTCGGCACCTCCGTGGACGCCGCGCGGGCGGCCGCGCTCTCGGCCCGCCTCGTGGTGGCCGAGGTGAACGACCAGATGCCGCGCACGCTGGGCAACACGCTCGTGCCGTACACGCGCCTCGACGCCTGCGTGCACACGGATCGGCCGCTGCCCACGCATCCGCCGGCCCCGGGCGGCCCGGTCGAGGACGCCATCGGCGCGCAGATCGCGGCGCTCGTGGAGGACGGCGCCACGCTGCAGACGGGCGTGGGGGCGATTCCCGACGCGACGCTCCGGCGACTCGGCGACAAGCACGACCTGGGCGTGCACACCGAGATGTTCTCGGACGGGATCCTCGATCTGGTGCAGGCCGGCGTCATCACCAACCGGAAGAAGCGCGTGCACCCGGGCCGGCTGGTGACGAGCTTCGTCATGGGGACCGAGCGGCTCTACCGCTTCGTGGACGACAACCCGCTCGTCGAGTTCCACCCGTGCGATCGGACGAACGACACCGCGCTCATCCGGCGCAACGACAAGGTGGTGGCCATCAACTCCGCGCTGGAAGTGGATCTGTCGGGCCAGGTGGTGGCCGACTCCATCGGCTTCCGCATCTACTCCGGCATCGGCGGCCAGATGGACTTCATCCGGGGCGCCGCCCTCTCGCGCGGCGGCAAGCCCATCATCGCGCTGCCGTCGATGGCGGCCGGCGGTACCGCCTCGCGCATCGTCTCGGCGGTCAAGCCCGGGGCCGGCGTGGTCACCACCCGCGGGCACGTGCACTGGGTGGTCACCGAGTACGGCGCGGTGAATCTCTTCGGGCAGACGCTGCGGGGACGCGCCGAGGCCCTCATCGGCATCGCCCATCCCGACGTGCGCGCCGAGCTCGCGCGGGAGTTCGCGGCTGCCCGCCACTTCGTGCTGCCGCGCGCGTAG
- a CDS encoding MBL fold metallo-hydrolase has protein sequence MLLPLILGAVLTQAAAPATPAPAPPVEVAPGIHLIRGAVVPDRGPDGNTIVFDAPDGLVVVDTGRHTWHSDAILAFARARRRPIVAIVNTHWHLDHASGNRRLKAVYPDAKVYTTNAIDGVLAPGGFLARNLEAAQAAFAKGGLSDVRREEMQIFFDTMEHRDSLRPDVAVERSGPMRLAGRPLDVRVTDGAVSEADVWLYDAATKVAVIGDLITVPVPYFESACPDRWRAALDDVWATPFTTAIPGHGPALSRDEFRSYQTSFGALVACVASDAPGKACGAAWVKGIGALAGEDASRHELITENIEYYVDFLRKSGGKSPDCRAR, from the coding sequence ATGCTGCTGCCGCTGATTCTCGGGGCCGTGCTGACCCAGGCCGCCGCCCCCGCCACGCCCGCGCCGGCGCCGCCGGTGGAGGTCGCGCCCGGCATCCACCTGATTCGCGGCGCCGTCGTGCCCGATCGCGGCCCGGACGGCAACACGATCGTCTTCGACGCCCCCGACGGCCTGGTCGTCGTGGACACGGGCCGCCACACCTGGCATAGCGACGCGATCCTGGCGTTCGCCAGGGCGCGGCGGCGTCCCATCGTGGCCATCGTCAACACGCACTGGCATCTCGATCACGCCAGCGGCAACCGGCGCCTCAAGGCCGTCTACCCGGACGCGAAGGTCTACACGACGAACGCGATCGACGGGGTGCTGGCGCCCGGTGGGTTCCTCGCGCGCAATCTGGAGGCCGCGCAGGCGGCCTTCGCCAAGGGCGGACTGTCCGACGTCCGGCGGGAGGAAATGCAGATCTTCTTCGACACGATGGAGCACCGCGACTCGCTGCGACCCGATGTGGCGGTCGAGCGGTCGGGGCCGATGCGCCTGGCGGGCCGGCCGCTGGACGTGCGCGTGACCGACGGCGCCGTGAGCGAAGCCGACGTGTGGCTGTACGACGCGGCGACGAAGGTGGCCGTCATCGGCGACCTCATCACGGTGCCCGTGCCCTACTTCGAGTCCGCCTGCCCCGATCGGTGGCGCGCGGCGCTGGACGACGTGTGGGCGACGCCGTTCACGACGGCCATTCCCGGACACGGCCCCGCGTTGTCGCGCGACGAGTTCCGTTCGTACCAGACGTCGTTCGGCGCGCTGGTGGCGTGCGTGGCGTCGGACGCTCCCGGCAAGGCGTGCGGCGCGGCGTGGGTCAAGGGCATCGGTGCGCTCGCGGGCGAGGACGCCAGCCGCCACGAGCTGATCACGGAGAACATCGAGTACTACGTCGACTTCCTCCGCAAGAGCGGCGGCAAGAGCCCGGACTGCCGGGCGCGCTGA
- a CDS encoding PQQ-binding-like beta-propeller repeat protein: MPRLRLTLSILPSFLLLAFASQAQTPDGAAVYTAHCASCHDADPASRAPSPEQLKDRTPEQIVAALTGGAMRYQGLSLSGAERRAVAAHLSGRPAGATAGVDPMAGRCTAPRPFTMPAAGQPAWNGWGPTTANTHFQPAAAAGLTAEDIPKLTLAWAFGFPEATSAWGQPTVVGGRLFVGSQNGHVYALDAATGCVHWNYEAEGGVRSSVAIAPQRIGGRQVVAAYFSDQRGFAYALDAQDGRLLWKRRVDPHPLVRLTGSVAVHGSRLYVPTSSYEEVGKGPNYPCCTFRGALVAMDAATGDVVWRAFMVGEPVVMGTRPDGVESLGPSGGAIWSAPTIDERRRLIYVATGNTYSGRTQPLTEAVVALDLETGAVKWAKQVTPEDVYGCRSGEPNCGATQGPDFDFGASPVVARTRDGKEVIVVGQKSGVAYGMDPDRQGEILWQYRAGKGGTLGGIEWGIAIDGDHAYLPVADNTTPTPGGLHAVDLATGTPAWVAPPPSPLLCGAPRRGCTAAQSAAVTVIPGVVFSGAFDGGLRAYSTADGRVLWTADTNGEFTTVNGVSAHGASLNGPAPVVVGGMLYVGSGDYRGRTGNVLLAYRVK, translated from the coding sequence GTGCCGCGACTTCGCCTCACGCTGTCGATCCTTCCGTCGTTCCTGTTGCTGGCCTTCGCCAGTCAGGCGCAGACGCCCGACGGCGCCGCCGTCTACACGGCGCACTGCGCCTCGTGTCACGACGCCGATCCCGCGTCCAGGGCCCCCTCGCCGGAGCAGCTGAAGGACAGGACGCCGGAACAGATCGTGGCCGCCCTGACCGGCGGGGCCATGCGCTATCAGGGCCTGTCGCTGAGCGGCGCGGAACGCCGTGCCGTGGCCGCGCATTTGAGCGGCCGTCCCGCGGGCGCCACCGCCGGCGTCGATCCGATGGCCGGCCGGTGCACGGCGCCGCGCCCGTTCACGATGCCGGCGGCGGGGCAGCCCGCGTGGAACGGCTGGGGCCCGACCACCGCCAACACGCACTTCCAGCCGGCCGCCGCCGCGGGGCTCACCGCCGAGGACATCCCGAAGCTGACGCTCGCCTGGGCCTTCGGCTTTCCCGAGGCCACGTCCGCCTGGGGCCAGCCAACCGTCGTCGGCGGCCGCCTGTTCGTGGGCAGCCAGAACGGCCACGTCTACGCGCTCGATGCGGCGACGGGCTGCGTCCACTGGAACTACGAGGCGGAAGGCGGCGTCCGGTCGTCGGTGGCGATCGCCCCGCAGCGGATCGGCGGGCGCCAGGTCGTCGCCGCGTACTTCTCCGATCAACGCGGCTTCGCGTACGCGCTCGACGCCCAGGACGGCCGGCTGCTGTGGAAGCGCCGCGTCGATCCGCACCCGCTGGTCCGCCTCACGGGATCGGTCGCCGTGCACGGCTCGCGGCTCTACGTGCCGACGTCGTCGTACGAGGAAGTCGGGAAGGGACCGAACTACCCCTGCTGCACGTTCCGGGGCGCCCTCGTCGCGATGGATGCCGCCACCGGCGACGTCGTGTGGCGGGCGTTCATGGTCGGCGAGCCCGTGGTGATGGGGACGCGGCCGGACGGCGTCGAATCGCTGGGGCCGTCTGGCGGCGCCATCTGGTCCGCGCCGACGATCGACGAGCGGCGGCGCCTGATCTACGTCGCCACGGGCAACACCTACAGCGGCCGGACGCAGCCGCTGACGGAGGCCGTCGTCGCGCTCGATCTCGAGACCGGCGCCGTGAAGTGGGCGAAGCAGGTCACGCCGGAGGATGTCTACGGCTGCCGGAGCGGCGAGCCGAACTGCGGCGCCACGCAGGGCCCCGACTTCGACTTCGGCGCCTCGCCCGTCGTCGCCCGGACCCGCGACGGAAAAGAGGTCATCGTGGTGGGCCAGAAGTCGGGCGTCGCCTACGGCATGGATCCCGACAGGCAAGGCGAGATCCTGTGGCAGTACCGCGCCGGCAAGGGCGGCACGCTCGGGGGCATCGAATGGGGGATCGCCATCGACGGCGACCACGCGTATCTCCCCGTGGCCGACAACACGACGCCGACGCCTGGCGGCCTGCACGCCGTGGATCTCGCGACCGGAACGCCCGCGTGGGTGGCGCCGCCGCCCTCGCCGCTCCTGTGCGGGGCGCCGCGCCGCGGCTGCACCGCCGCGCAGTCGGCCGCCGTGACGGTCATCCCGGGTGTCGTGTTCTCGGGCGCGTTCGACGGCGGGCTGCGCGCGTACTCCACTGCAGACGGACGCGTGCTGTGGACGGCCGACACGAACGGCGAGTTCACGACCGTGAACGGCGTGAGCGCCCACGGTGCCTCGCTGAACGGCCCGGCGCCGGTCGTCGTCGGCGGGATGCTCTACGTCGGGTCGGGTGACTACCGGGGCCGCACCGGCAACGTGCTGCTCGCCTACCGGGTGAAGTAG
- a CDS encoding PDZ domain-containing protein — protein sequence MKGLLVAAGAAAVALATSAPPSVDQAFTAFWAAATVDQAATAARDVVASGVDFQTAVARLKQGRSYAATAPRGVQTLVRKSGGQAFPYTIDVPASYDPAKRYQVRVQLHGGVGRPEAARRGDGSIGTLAGAEQIYVLPQAWNDFAWWNAAQDENLPAILDHVKRTYNVDENRVVLSGVSDGGTGAYYVAMRDTTPYASFLPLNGHILVLRNRDLGLSGALFPHNLTNKPFFIVNGGADPLYPAAEIEPLVQNFAAGGLRAVWAPQADAGHTTAWWPVVKDDFEDFVRAHPREPHPARLSWTTDSTTSRNRAHWLVIDRLAAPGAGPALPDINDIAAGEELSFGVRTIGMRVTDVQPGSNASAVGLQAGDLVTAVNGRTLPEGLDLTEYLGIFDPGQALTLAVTRGGASKELKGNYAPVRQARVTPLFTTTRPTGRVDLVREGNTVTAVTRGVGAFTLLLSPDVIDFAMPVTVVADGQTVFNGPVQPSVETLLTWAARDNDRTMLYGAALTIALDQR from the coding sequence ATGAAGGGACTTCTCGTCGCCGCCGGTGCGGCCGCCGTGGCGCTCGCGACATCCGCTCCGCCGTCCGTGGACCAGGCGTTCACCGCATTCTGGGCGGCGGCCACGGTGGACCAGGCAGCGACGGCGGCCAGGGACGTCGTCGCGTCCGGCGTGGACTTCCAGACGGCCGTCGCGCGCCTGAAGCAGGGCCGGTCCTACGCGGCGACCGCGCCGCGCGGCGTGCAGACCCTCGTGCGCAAGAGCGGCGGGCAGGCCTTCCCCTACACGATCGACGTGCCGGCCTCGTACGACCCCGCCAAGCGCTACCAGGTGCGCGTGCAGCTCCACGGCGGCGTCGGGCGGCCCGAGGCGGCCCGGCGCGGCGACGGCTCGATCGGCACGCTGGCGGGCGCCGAGCAGATCTACGTGCTGCCGCAGGCCTGGAACGACTTCGCGTGGTGGAACGCCGCGCAGGACGAGAACCTGCCCGCGATCCTCGACCACGTGAAGCGGACCTACAACGTGGACGAGAACCGCGTCGTGCTCTCGGGCGTGTCCGACGGCGGCACCGGCGCCTACTACGTCGCCATGCGCGACACAACGCCGTACGCGAGCTTCCTGCCGCTGAACGGCCACATCCTGGTGCTGCGTAACCGCGACCTGGGCCTGTCGGGCGCGCTCTTCCCGCACAACCTCACGAACAAGCCGTTCTTCATCGTGAACGGCGGCGCCGACCCCCTCTACCCCGCCGCCGAGATCGAACCGCTCGTGCAGAACTTCGCCGCCGGCGGGCTCCGGGCGGTGTGGGCGCCGCAGGCCGACGCGGGCCACACGACGGCGTGGTGGCCGGTCGTGAAGGACGACTTCGAGGACTTCGTCCGCGCGCACCCGCGCGAGCCGCACCCGGCCCGGTTGAGTTGGACGACCGACAGCACCACGTCGCGGAACCGCGCGCACTGGCTCGTCATCGACAGGCTCGCCGCGCCGGGAGCCGGGCCGGCGCTGCCCGACATCAACGACATCGCGGCCGGCGAAGAGCTGTCGTTCGGCGTCAGGACGATTGGCATGCGCGTGACCGACGTGCAGCCGGGATCGAATGCGAGCGCCGTGGGGCTGCAGGCCGGCGACCTCGTGACGGCCGTCAACGGCCGGACGCTGCCCGAGGGCCTGGACCTCACCGAGTATCTCGGCATCTTCGACCCCGGCCAGGCGCTCACGCTGGCGGTGACGCGCGGCGGCGCGTCGAAGGAATTGAAGGGCAACTACGCGCCCGTGCGCCAGGCGCGGGTCACGCCGCTCTTCACGACGACCCGGCCCACGGGCCGCGTGGACCTCGTGCGCGAGGGCAACACCGTGACGGCGGTCACGCGTGGCGTCGGCGCCTTCACGCTGCTGCTGTCCCCCGACGTCATCGACTTCGCGATGCCCGTGACGGTGGTGGCCGACGGACAGACCGTCTTCAACGGTCCGGTGCAGCCCAGCGTGGAGACGCTCCTCACGTGGGCCGCGCGCGACAACGACCGCACGATGCTCTACGGCGCGGCGCTCACCATCGCGCTCGACCAGCGCTGA
- a CDS encoding class I SAM-dependent methyltransferase has translation MSNDDVYATGFLNRALDPASQPPEIRAFLQAEIDWLLRTVPARASVVDVGCGTGRHLALLADHVRLGVGVDYDHDYLKDACRHGRPGRVCFVRADGARLPLVRPFDIATCLTNTWGTMPDKVGVLDEMRRCAPGTGTRRLTVYSPASVAPRREWYRRLGHTVVDETPEALVTDNGFSSEHFDEARLRAIIGPCTIEPLAGIAHGVTF, from the coding sequence ATGTCCAACGACGACGTCTACGCCACCGGCTTTCTCAACCGCGCGCTCGATCCGGCGTCGCAGCCGCCAGAGATCCGCGCCTTCCTCCAGGCCGAGATCGACTGGCTCCTCCGGACCGTGCCGGCCCGCGCGTCCGTGGTGGACGTGGGGTGCGGCACCGGCCGGCACCTCGCGCTCCTGGCCGACCACGTGCGGCTCGGCGTGGGCGTGGACTACGACCACGACTACCTGAAGGACGCCTGCCGGCACGGCCGACCCGGCCGCGTGTGCTTCGTGCGCGCCGACGGCGCGCGGCTGCCGCTCGTCAGGCCCTTCGACATCGCCACCTGCCTGACGAACACCTGGGGCACGATGCCGGACAAGGTGGGCGTGCTCGACGAGATGCGGCGGTGCGCGCCCGGGACCGGCACGCGGCGGCTCACGGTGTACTCCCCGGCCTCGGTCGCGCCGCGCCGCGAGTGGTACCGCCGGCTGGGCCACACGGTGGTGGACGAGACGCCCGAGGCGCTCGTGACCGACAACGGGTTTTCGTCGGAACACTTCGACGAGGCCAGGCTCCGGGCCATCATCGGCCCCTGCACGATCGAGCCGCTGGCCGGCATCGCGCACGGCGTCACGTTCTGA